Genomic segment of Pararhodobacter zhoushanensis:
CTGTGGCTGGCCGAGAATGTCGGCACGCTGACGCAGACTTGGGTCTATGCCGGGCAACGACATCTGGATCTGGTGTCATTGGGCAAGCTGGGGTCGTGGTATCTGCTGCTGTATGTCAGCTTTGTCACCGTCACGCTGGTGATGCGGGATGCGCTGCACCGCGAACCGGTGCGGCCTGCGGACCGGGAACTTTCTGGCGAAGAGGGGGGCGACATTGCGCGCGGGCGCGTTATCTTCCCCGCACACGGCGTTAAGGAGACACGCATGAGCACGAAATACCTGCACACCATGGTCCGGGTAAAGGATCTTGAGGCGTCGATGGCGTTCTATGCGCTGCTGGGGCTGAAGCAGACGCGGCGGATGGACAGCGAACAGGGGCGGTTCAGCCTGATTTTCATGGCCCCCGAAGGCCAGGAGGAATGCCCGGTCGAGCTGACCTGGAACTGGGACGGCGATGACGGGCTGCCTTCGGACGGGCGGCATTTTGGCCATCTGGCCTATGAGGTCGATGATATCTACGCGATGTGCCAGCATCTGCAGGACAATGGCGTGCTGATCAACCGCCCGCCGCGGGATGGCCGCATGGCCTTTGTGCGCAGCCCCGACAACATCTCGATCGAACTGCTGCAAAAGGGTGAGGCGAAAGCCCCGGCCGAACCGTGGTCGTCGATGCCCAACACCGGCCACTGGTGACCGTGCAATGAACGGGCGCGCGGCCCCTGCCCTGTTGCTCGCGGCGCTGA
This window contains:
- a CDS encoding VOC family protein — translated: MSTKYLHTMVRVKDLEASMAFYALLGLKQTRRMDSEQGRFSLIFMAPEGQEECPVELTWNWDGDDGLPSDGRHFGHLAYEVDDIYAMCQHLQDNGVLINRPPRDGRMAFVRSPDNISIELLQKGEAKAPAEPWSSMPNTGHW